A region from the Metopolophium dirhodum isolate CAU chromosome 9, ASM1992520v1, whole genome shotgun sequence genome encodes:
- the LOC132952677 gene encoding uncharacterized protein LOC132952677 translates to MQKEGKPRFLKHHSNSVRGVAFSPRDRYLFCSGAYDGKVNLYSSLRMELLMSYSITTMAVAKNVNAVRFTSDGSRILACTTSRRLSVVDVERGEQLLAYDNCAASGRDRTGLATDPTSPNIAVSVAVNGKGLTLLDLRMPLPLDYVYDLHSSTIRDIVFLESSWPWATSNGLLSTIVTAGSDGCCKVCTMDGRILHTFYSGRHLNTVCPTPEPFQGFLSNGFYSVIMSGGDKITSYVPNLGIQESFCENRDKPIWKVRYTSNGSFLYSVCEGGVVRKYRRYPDRHEYLGEVYTHKGDIQDLDISPYDEYLITASKDRTVGVLRLGAPSHGWTDYGELT, encoded by the exons ATGCAGAAGGAGGGCAAACCCAGGTTTCTAAAACACCATAGCAACAGTGTCCGGGGAGTAGCGTTTAGTCCTCGA GACCGTTATCTATTCTGCTCTGGTGCTTACGATGGTAAGGTCAATCTCTATTCCTCGTTACGTATGGAATTACTTATGTCATATTCTATTACCACAATGGCTGTTgcaaaaaatgtaaatgcagTTCGATTCACATCTGATGGTTCCagg ATTTTAGCGTGTACAACATCTCGGAGGCTTTCAGTTGTTGATGTAGAACGAGGAGAACAACTATTAGCTTATGATAATTGTGCGGCAAGTGGGAGAGATAGAACTGGTCTAGCTACTGATCCTACATCACCTAACATTGCGGTATCTGTAGCGGTAAATGGCAAAGGTCTTACGTTATTAGATCTTCGAATGCCTTTACCTCTAGATTATGTGTATGAT ctaCATTCTAGTACTATTCGTGATATAGTTTTTCTAGAATCATCATGGCCCTGGGCAACTAGTAACGGACTTCTCAGTACTATTGTCACTGCAGGTTCAGATGGTTGCTGTAAAGTGTGTACAATGGATGGCCGAAtattacacacattttattCCGGGCGTCATCTGAACACGGTTTGTCCAACACCAGAACCGTTTCAAGGATTTTTGTCCAATGGATTTTATA gtGTAATTATGAGCGGGGGCGATAAAATTACGTCATATGTCCCTAATTTGGGTATTCAAGAGAGCTTCTGCGAAAACCGTGATAAACCGATTTGGAAAGTCAGATACACATCAAATGGTAGCTTTCTATATTCTGTATGTGAAGGTGGTGTTGTTAGAAAATACCGAAGATATCCAGATAGACATGAGTACCTCGGAGAAGTATATACCCATAAAGGAGATATACAAGACTTGGATATATCTCCTTATGATGAAT ACCTTATTACAGCATCCAAGGACCGAACAGTGGGTGTACTACGTCTGGGAGCTCCTAGTCATGGGTGGACGGACTATGGCGAACTAACGTGA